One Camelina sativa cultivar DH55 chromosome 3, Cs, whole genome shotgun sequence genomic window carries:
- the LOC104775740 gene encoding cell division control protein 48 homolog C-like encodes MMRRGRGRGRGGGGGGMGGGINRRYLSQVIDSCGKDLTTAEDIADDLRSRYGNFARLTRQVLLLNVRQILNARNNKAEEEDDNNNEEAAAAKRKKFSSSPTSSSTSEDEDAVYSKKLSPPRFDLINNSLRDNYSKLNNSSKKPVESPVKINVEVETVSNKGRSKMATMGLRKEAKGSRSVSGTTGNGDLEVVDDKGPTFKDFGGIKKVLDELEMNVLFPILNPEPFKKIGVKPPSGILFHGPPGCGKTKLANAIANEVGVPFYKISATDVVCGVSGASEENIRELFSKAYRTAPSIVFIDEIDAIGSKRENQQREMEKRIVTQLLTCMDGPDNKGPEASAGFVLVIGATNRPDALDPALRRSGRFDCEIALSVPDEDARAEILSVVAQKLRLEGPFDKKTIARLTPGFVGADLEGVANMAGRIATKRILDSRKSQLSANGEDDNSWLRHPWPEEELDKLFVKMSDFEEAVNLVQASLTREGFSIVPDVKWDDVGGLEHLRLEFNRYIVRPIKKPDIYKAFGVSLETGFLLYGPPGCGKTLIAKAVANEAGANFMHIKGAELLNKYVGESELAIRTLFQRARTCSPCVIFFDEVDALTTSRGKEGAWVVERLLNQFLVELDGGERRNVYVVGATNRPDVIDPAFLRPGRFGNLLYVPLPNADQRASILKAITRKKPIDPSVDLDGIAKMRCEGFSGADLAHLVQKATFLAVEEITSTCEDDDEDVTDLTKCTIKMTNFEQALSLVSPSVNKQQRRHYEELSKKLQESIGRKA; translated from the exons ATGATGAGGAGAGGTCGCGGTCGCGGTCGTGGCGGCGGAGGGGGTGGTATGGGCGGAGGGATAAATCGTAGATATCTGAGTCAAGTTATTGATTCATGCGGGAAGGATTTAACAACGGCGGAGGATATCGCTGATGATCTCCGTTCAAGGTACGGTAACTTTGCCCGGTTGACTAGGCAAGTGCTTCTGCTCAACGTAAGACAAATCCTTAATGCCAGAAACAACAAAGCcgaagaggaagatgataaCAACAATGAAGAAGCTGCTGCTGCTAAGAGGAAGAAATTTTCATCTTCTCCgacttcttcttcgacttctgAGGACGAGGACGCTGTTTACAGCAAGAAGCTGAGTCCGCCGCGGTTTGATTTGATCAATAACAGTCTACGAGATAACTACTCCAAGTTGAACAACTCTTCAAAGAAACCAGTTGAGTCGCCTGTGAAAATTAATGTCGAAGTTGAGACTGTAAGCAACAAAGGTAGAAGCAAGATGGCTACTATGGGGTTGAGAAAAGAGGCTAAGGGCTCTCGTTCTGTAAGTGGAACTACTGGTAATGGTGATTTGGAAGTGGTGGATGATAAAGGACCTACCTTTAAAGATTTTGGTGGGATAAAGAAAGTGTTGGATGAACTGGAGATGAATGTTTTGTTTCCGATTCTCAATCCTGAACCGTTTAAGAAAATCGGAGTTAAGCCACCGAGTGGGATTCTTTTTCATGGACCACCTGGCTGTGGAAAGACCAAGCTGGCCAATGCCATAGCCAATGAAGTTGGTGTTCCGTTTTATAAGATTTCAGCTACAGATGTGGTTTGTGGTGTCTCTGGGGCTTCAGAAGAGAATATTAGAGAGCTATTCTCTAAAGCATATAGGACTGCGCCTTCCATTGTGTTTATCGATGAGATTGATGCAATTGGATCAAAGAGGGAAAATCAGCAAAGGGAGATGGAGAAGCGGATTGTAACGCAATTATTGACTTGTATGGATGGACCTGATAACAAAGGTCCTGAGGCTAGTGCTGGATTTGTTCTCGTTATTGGAGCTACAAATAGGCCTGATGCTCTTGATCCTGCTTTGAGGAGAAGTGGAAGATTTGATTGTGAGATTGCTCTGAGTGTTCCAGATGAAGATGCAAGGGCTGAGATACTCTCGGTTGTAGCCCAAAAACTTAGACTAGAAGGGCCCTTTGACAAGAAAACAATAGCTCGTCTAACACCGGGTTTTGTTGGAGCCGATTTGGAAGGTGTTGCTAACATGGCTGGCAGGATAGCCACAAAGAGAATCTTGGATTCAAGAAAATCTCAACTGTCTGCAAACGGTGAAGATGATAATTCTTGGCTAAGGCATCCCTGGCCAGAAGAAGAGTTGGACAAACTTTTTGTCAAAATGTCTGATTTCGAG GAAGCAGTGAATCTAGTTCAGGCATCTTTAACAAGAGAAGGATTCTCTATCGTGCCTGATGTCAAGTGGGATGATGTTGGTGGACTTGAGCATCTACGACTTGAATTCAACCGTTATATAGTCAGACCTATCAAAAAGCCTGATATTTATAAG GCTTTTGGGGTAAGCTTAGAGACAGGATTTTTGCTCTATGGACCACCGGGATGTGGGAAGACATTGATTGCCAAGGCAGTTGCTAACGAGGCAGGAGCTAATTTCATGCACATCAAGGGTGCAGAACTTCTAAACAAGTACGTTGGAGAAAGCGAGCTTGCTATTCGGACATTGTTTCAGCGCGCCCGGACATGCTCGCCATGTGTAATCTTCTTTGACGAGGTGGATGCTCTGACAACAAGCCGTGGCAAAGAAGGTGCCTGGGTTGTTGAACGGCTTTTGAACCAGTTTCTTGTTGAGCTGGACGGTGGAGAGAGACGTAATGTATACGTAGTGGGAGCTACAAACAGGCCAGATGTAATCGATCCAGCTTTCTTGAGACCCGGTAGGTTTGGGAATCTACTTTACGTACCCCTCCCTAACGCGGATCAGCGTGCTTCGATTCTTAAAGCTATAACAAGGAAGAAGCCCATAGATCCTAGCGTTGATCTGGATGGTATTGCAAAGATGAGATGTGAAGGTTTCAGCGGAGCTGATCTTGCTCACTTGGTGCAAAAGGCTACATTCCTGGCAGTGGAGGAAATAACAAGCACctgtgaagatgatgatgaagatgttacAGATTTAACAAAGTGTACCATCAAGATGACTAATTTCGAGCAAGCCTTGTCCTTAGTATCACCATCTGTGAACAAACAGCAACGAAGACACTACGAGGAACTCTCAAAAAAGCTCCAAGAAAGCATTGGAAGGAAAGCATAG